The Bacillaceae bacterium IKA-2 DNA window CATCTCCAGGGTATTTATAGCTTTCAGCTCTAATGACATTACCTTTATAGTCCCCTTCGGTAATCTCCACCTTAACAATGTGATGCTCCATTTCTACTCCACTAAAAGGATCAATATCAAGGCTTCTTTCAATAATTTCAACAATTCGTCCTTTTGTTGTTTCTGTAACATAATTACTTTCATCAAATTCATCATCATAATAGTTATTTTCCTCAGTAAACCAATCAGCGGATTCTGATTCTTCGAATTCATCAACCGCCGGAATTTCCTGATTTAGATTCGCATTTACTTCAGTTACTTGATAAAAAGCTAAAAAAACTAATAGAGTCAATAGTCCAAAAGAAAATTTGTTTTTCATCCGATCACCTTTCTCTTAAAGTACTTGTTCAAAAGGGAGATAATCTAAGCCAAGAAGCAGGCCATTACAAAAATTCACTTACTTGACTACCTAACTTTTTGAACATCTCTCTTAAATCGCTTTAAATTTTCTTAATCGTAACGTATTTAGGACAACGGATACTGAGCTAAAGGCCATCGCCGCTCCAGCTAACATCGGATTTAATAAAATTCCGAAAAGTGGGTAGAACATTCCTGCTGCAACCGGAATCAAAATTATATTATAACCAAATGCCCAGCCGAGATTTTGCCATATCATTCTCATTGTTGCTTTTGATAATCTAAGTGCCGTAACAACACTCATGAGATCTCCGCGCATTAAAGTGACATTTGCTGTTTCCATGGCAATATCTGTACCTGTCCCAATTGCAATGCCTACATCAGCTTGTGCTAATGCTGGCGCATCATTAATTCCATCGCCAACCATCGCAACCATTTTGCCTTCATCTTGAAGAAGTTTCACTTCTTTTGCTTTGTCTTCTGGCAACACTTCAGCAATAAAACGGTCAACTCCTGTTTCCTTTGCAATTGCTTGCGCAGTTTTAAAGTGGTCACCTGTAATCATAATGACTTCTAAGCCCATCTTTTTCATTTCCTTAATCGCTTTTACAGAGTCTTTTTTGATCGTATCTGCAACTGCAACGACTCCGACACAAATTCCATCAATAGCTACATACATTGGCGTTTTCCCTTGACCTGCCAACTTTTCAGCAAATTCTATCGCTACCTCATAGTTAATATTTTTCTCTTTCATTAGCTTTAAGTTACCAACATGTACTTTTTTTCCCTCAACTGTAGCTTCAATGCCATGACCTATTATTGCTTCAAACTCTTCTGGTTCAATTAGTGGCAGATTTTTTTCTTTTGCCCCTTGGACAATTGCCTCACCTAAGGGGTGCTCTGAAGCAGTTTCAACTGAAGCTGTAATCGTCAATAAATCATCCTCTGAAAAAGTTGATAATACGATGATATCGGTTACCTTTGGTTTTCCTTCGGTAATTGTTCCTGTTTTATCTAAGATAACCGTTGTTGTTTTATGAGCCTTTTCTAGACTTTCTGCATCTTTAATTAAAACTCCATTTTCTGCACCTTTTTCAGTTCCTACCATAATTGCAGTTGGTGTTGCTAGTCCGAGCGCGCATGGACAAGCAATTATTAACACGGCAATAAATGTGGTTAGTGAAAAGATCAATGCTGGCTCTGGTCCAATAATATACCAGACAACAGCTGAAGTTGTTGCCATTACTAAAACAGCTGGAACAAAGTAAGCTGAGATAACATCAACGATCCTTTGAATTGGCGCCTTTGAACCTTGAGCCTCATTTACCATTCTAATTATTTGTGCAAGCGCCGTATCTTTGCCAACCTTTGTGGCCCGAAAAGTAAATGAACCAGATTTATTAATCGTTGCTCCGATAACTTCATCTCCGCTAGCTTTTGTTACTGGAAGAGATTCACCAGTAAGCATCGATTCGTCCACTGAAGACTTTCCTTTGATAACAACGCCATCAACAGG harbors:
- a CDS encoding heavy metal translocating P-type ATPase — protein: MDIETKEFTVKGMTCASCVNRVEKAVKKVNGIQSVSVNLATNQAQVKYQANDVLDEQIVEAINKLGFEAKLKGDNPKKKFLYSVKGMTCSSCVNRVEKMIAKVEGVESVTVNLASNQAQVQVINDDFNSQAVIDAVTKLGYEAALLDEVDGETDEDEQEKASQKLKKDFTISAIVTSIVVIGSIPHMMSGWGAWVPGSLSEPYLLLLLTTYVQLVPGWRFYRNSYKILKNKSADMNVLVAMGTTSAWLYSGAMTLFPETLTTMGFPYQLYYDVTTVITTLILLGRYFEAKAKGKTSTAIKKLMGLQAKTAKVIRAGKELELPIAEVLTGDEIIVKPGERIPVDGVVIKGKSSVDESMLTGESLPVTKASGDEVIGATINKSGSFTFRATKVGKDTALAQIIRMVNEAQGSKAPIQRIVDVISAYFVPAVLVMATTSAVVWYIIGPEPALIFSLTTFIAVLIIACPCALGLATPTAIMVGTEKGAENGVLIKDAESLEKAHKTTTVILDKTGTITEGKPKVTDIIVLSTFSEDDLLTITASVETASEHPLGEAIVQGAKEKNLPLIEPEEFEAIIGHGIEATVEGKKVHVGNLKLMKEKNINYEVAIEFAEKLAGQGKTPMYVAIDGICVGVVAVADTIKKDSVKAIKEMKKMGLEVIMITGDHFKTAQAIAKETGVDRFIAEVLPEDKAKEVKLLQDEGKMVAMVGDGINDAPALAQADVGIAIGTGTDIAMETANVTLMRGDLMSVVTALRLSKATMRMIWQNLGWAFGYNIILIPVAAGMFYPLFGILLNPMLAGAAMAFSSVSVVLNTLRLRKFKAI